A region from the Waddliaceae bacterium genome encodes:
- a CDS encoding glycosyltransferase family 2 protein, with translation MISVTILTKNNEQTIAEVLTSVQVFDDVVVLDTGSSDDTMTIARSFQNVTVYETPFSGFGALHNKASQKAQNDWILSLDSDEVLSKELHDEIMTTNLDATAVYSFPMYNYFNGKVIKGCGWYPDRHVRIYNKTTTSFSDDDIHEKIIDNGMEKVLLKNHVKHYSYRSLSDFLDKLQRYSDLFAQQNKGKKRSSFCKAAGHGSFAFVKCYFLKRGVFYGYEGFMISFYYGLLAFYKYLKLKEINKDS, from the coding sequence ATGATAAGCGTCACCATACTGACAAAAAATAACGAGCAAACTATCGCCGAAGTCCTTACGTCAGTACAAGTCTTCGATGATGTCGTCGTGCTCGACACAGGATCTTCCGACGACACCATGACAATAGCGCGAAGCTTTCAGAATGTCACCGTCTACGAAACCCCCTTCTCTGGCTTTGGGGCTTTACACAACAAAGCTTCACAAAAAGCACAAAACGACTGGATTTTGTCCCTCGACAGCGATGAGGTCCTCTCCAAAGAGCTGCATGATGAGATAATGACAACAAACCTCGATGCCACAGCAGTATATTCCTTTCCTATGTACAACTATTTCAATGGAAAGGTAATAAAAGGGTGCGGTTGGTATCCCGATAGACATGTCAGAATATACAACAAAACAACAACGAGCTTCTCCGACGACGACATCCACGAAAAAATCATCGATAACGGCATGGAAAAGGTGCTCCTGAAAAATCACGTCAAACACTATTCCTATAGATCATTATCGGATTTTCTCGATAAACTTCAACGATACAGCGACCTCTTCGCACAGCAAAACAAAGGTAAAAAAAGATCTTCTTTCTGTAAAGCCGCTGGACATGGCTCTTTTGCTTTTGTCAAATGCTATTTTTTAAAACGTGGCGTTTTTTACGGATACGAAGGTTTTATGATATCATTCTACTACGGCCTCCTGGCCTTCTACAAATACCTCAAGCTTAAAGAGATAAATAAGGATTCATAG
- a CDS encoding polysaccharide deacetylase family protein, protein MFSILLYHRVGTSRISNNYNLLRDHFSYIADNYAIILPGEPIPRKTPALCISFDDASFDFYQYIFPLLQKLNLRALLAVPVKYIVEKSYVDTATRLSIPHYEAMNDGIYDSKAPYCSWEEIEEMVASQHVAIASHSYSHANITLPGVDLDKEVIFSKELLEQRLKCPVTSFVYPFGKTSRDIHAFVSKHYAYGMKISGAANRSWENNNGLLYRRCCDSLTHHLQPFSKANRFGATAKYFINTMR, encoded by the coding sequence ATGTTTTCCATCTTACTATATCATCGCGTCGGAACTAGCAGGATTTCCAATAACTACAACCTTCTTCGTGACCATTTTTCCTACATTGCCGACAACTATGCTATCATTCTTCCTGGCGAGCCAATCCCCCGTAAAACTCCTGCTTTATGTATAAGCTTCGATGACGCCTCTTTCGACTTCTACCAATATATCTTCCCCCTTCTTCAGAAGCTTAACCTCCGCGCGCTGCTTGCTGTTCCTGTGAAATATATCGTCGAAAAATCTTATGTCGACACGGCAACGAGACTATCCATCCCTCACTACGAAGCTATGAACGACGGTATATACGACAGCAAGGCCCCTTATTGCTCATGGGAAGAGATCGAAGAGATGGTCGCTTCGCAGCACGTCGCCATAGCATCACATTCGTATTCTCATGCAAACATAACACTGCCAGGAGTAGACCTTGATAAAGAAGTTATCTTCTCAAAAGAGCTCCTGGAACAGCGTCTAAAATGCCCTGTAACATCTTTCGTATATCCTTTTGGGAAAACGTCTCGCGACATTCACGCTTTCGTTTCAAAACATTACGCTTATGGCATGAAGATCAGCGGTGCAGCAAATAGAAGCTGGGAAAATAACAATGGACTTCTTTATCGCAGATGCTGCGATAGCCTTACACACCATCTACAGCCGTTTTCAAAGGCAAACCGCTTTGGCGCTACAGCAAAATATTTCATTAATACCATGAGATAA
- a CDS encoding glycosyltransferase family 4 protein, giving the protein MHILHTEASPGWGGQEIRILRESEGLRERGHDVIFIIQENGGLVEPARRAGFTVYELPLRWGRWYTCLKTLMSVIKRHAIDVVSTHSSRDAWLAGIAGKIVGCKVVRTRHLSTAIKKGLNSFLLYRVLADDVVTTCEYAADLIRKQAKISIERCRSVPTGVDPRRLDVDISEVKKFREDLGVGRDDILVGTACILRGWKGVFDMLKAAKILQEVPDIKWAIVGNGVSEKVFLKMRDDLGLKDTVIFTGYIEKPQTAIAAMDIFTLLSTGNEGVSQASLQAGFLKKPMITTNVGGLGEVCIDGKTGFIVPTHSPENVAEAIMKLYGDEKLRNAMGKSAQDLVVEQFSFNKMLDDMEKVYAPR; this is encoded by the coding sequence ATGCATATTCTTCATACTGAAGCGTCGCCGGGATGGGGAGGCCAAGAGATTCGCATTCTTCGCGAATCTGAGGGCTTACGCGAACGCGGTCACGACGTTATTTTTATCATACAAGAAAACGGTGGTCTTGTTGAGCCTGCTCGTCGAGCGGGATTCACTGTCTATGAGCTTCCATTGCGCTGGGGGCGGTGGTATACCTGTTTGAAGACTTTGATGTCGGTGATTAAACGTCATGCCATCGATGTTGTTAGCACCCATTCTTCACGAGATGCGTGGCTTGCTGGCATAGCGGGAAAAATCGTAGGCTGTAAGGTTGTGAGGACGCGCCATCTTTCTACGGCGATAAAAAAAGGGCTTAACAGCTTTTTGTTGTATCGTGTTCTTGCTGACGACGTCGTCACTACCTGCGAATACGCTGCAGATCTTATCAGAAAACAAGCAAAGATTTCTATTGAGCGTTGTCGTTCTGTCCCTACTGGTGTAGACCCTCGCAGGCTTGATGTCGATATCTCCGAGGTGAAGAAATTCCGCGAAGACCTTGGTGTTGGCAGAGACGATATCCTTGTCGGTACGGCATGTATTTTACGTGGTTGGAAGGGTGTCTTTGATATGCTAAAAGCCGCGAAGATATTACAGGAAGTCCCCGACATTAAGTGGGCAATCGTTGGTAATGGCGTTAGTGAAAAGGTTTTTTTGAAGATGAGAGACGACCTTGGTCTTAAGGATACTGTAATCTTCACGGGATATATCGAGAAGCCACAGACGGCAATAGCAGCCATGGACATTTTCACCCTGCTGAGCACGGGCAACGAGGGCGTAAGCCAGGCGTCATTGCAGGCAGGATTTCTTAAGAAACCCATGATAACGACGAATGTCGGAGGCCTCGGAGAGGTATGTATCGACGGGAAAACGGGTTTTATCGTTCCGACACATTCGCCGGAAAACGTCGCAGAGGCTATTATGAAGCTTTATGGCGACGAGAAACTTCGCAATGCGATGGGAAAAAGTGCCCAGGACCTTGTTGTAGAGCAATTTTCTTTTAATAAGATGCTCGACGATATGGAAAAGGTGTACGCTCCGAGATAG